The following are from one region of the Paenibacillus sp. JZ16 genome:
- a CDS encoding aldo/keto reductase has protein sequence MKTMKLGSSSLEVPVVAVGCMRINSLEKAEAERFVLSALEEGANFFDHADIYGGGACEEIFADAIHMNAQVREKIILQSKCGIRQGMFDFSKEHILNSVDGILKRLKTEYLDVLLLHRPDALVEPEEVAEAFDKLESSGKVRHFGVSNQNPMQIQLLKKAVKQPLVANQLQLSITNTTMIQSGINVNMENEAAVNRDGSVLDFCRLHDITIQPWSPFQYGFFEGVFLGSDKFPELNEKIDEIAEKYNITNTTIAIAWLLRHPAHMQPIIGTMNISRLHDCIKAGDVTLTREEWYAIYRAAGNILP, from the coding sequence ATGAAAACGATGAAGCTTGGAAGCAGTTCACTGGAAGTACCTGTTGTAGCCGTGGGTTGCATGCGTATAAATTCGCTGGAAAAAGCGGAAGCCGAGCGTTTCGTGTTATCCGCACTGGAAGAAGGCGCTAACTTCTTCGACCATGCCGACATATACGGCGGCGGAGCTTGCGAGGAAATTTTCGCAGACGCGATACATATGAATGCACAAGTCCGCGAGAAGATCATTCTGCAATCCAAATGCGGGATTCGCCAGGGCATGTTCGATTTTTCCAAAGAGCATATCTTGAATTCCGTTGATGGGATCCTGAAAAGACTCAAAACCGAGTATCTCGATGTACTCCTTCTGCACCGTCCGGATGCGCTGGTTGAGCCTGAAGAGGTGGCTGAGGCATTCGATAAACTCGAAAGCTCCGGTAAAGTGCGTCATTTCGGCGTATCCAACCAGAATCCGATGCAGATCCAGCTGCTGAAAAAAGCAGTGAAGCAGCCGCTCGTGGCCAACCAGCTGCAGCTTAGCATCACGAACACCACCATGATTCAAAGCGGGATCAACGTCAATATGGAGAATGAGGCCGCAGTTAACCGTGATGGCAGCGTACTCGATTTCTGCCGACTTCACGATATTACGATTCAGCCTTGGTCTCCTTTCCAATACGGGTTCTTTGAAGGCGTATTCCTTGGTAGCGACAAGTTCCCTGAGCTTAATGAGAAGATCGACGAGATTGCGGAAAAATACAACATAACCAACACTACGATTGCCATCGCATGGCTTCTTCGTCACCCTGCACACATGCAGCCGATCATCGGGACGATGAATATCAGTCGCTTGCATGACTGTATTAAAGCCGGCGATGTAACGCTCACCCGCGAAGAATGGTATGCCATTTACCGTGCGGCGGGCAACATCCTTCCTTAA
- a CDS encoding cytochrome P450, with protein MENIKPMPKEEGLDHSLNVLREGYLFITNRTIGFQSDLFETRLLGERAICMRGEDAARLFYDQAKFVRSGAAPKRVLKTLFGEDGVQTLDDEEHHHRKAMFMSLMSREALGCMREITHKHWELAVCRWESRDKVEIYKEAQEILCRVACEWAAVPLPEAEVKEKTGWLADMIEATAAFGIKHRKGRNARAKAEKWIQHLVVEVRSGAIDPQQGSTLHTISWHRDLRGELLDKKTAAVEILNILRPIVAVAIYVCFTALAVIQQPEERDKLITSDEKQLKKFVQEVRRFYPFFPFAPARARKDFTWNGYAFDKGVLTILDLYGTNHHPGLWDQPELFKPDRFDDWNGSPFSFIPQGGGDHHTGHRCAGEWITLEIMKESLDFLANKMSYEVPVQDVSFSFHDMPSLPHSRIVIRKVKPLH; from the coding sequence ATGGAAAATATCAAACCGATGCCCAAGGAAGAGGGGCTCGATCACAGCTTAAATGTGCTGCGCGAAGGTTATTTGTTCATTACCAACAGAACGATCGGCTTTCAATCTGATCTCTTCGAGACGCGTCTATTGGGGGAACGCGCCATCTGCATGCGCGGAGAAGATGCGGCCAGACTATTTTACGATCAGGCGAAGTTTGTTCGTAGCGGTGCAGCCCCGAAACGCGTGCTCAAGACCCTGTTCGGTGAAGACGGAGTCCAGACGCTGGATGACGAAGAGCATCATCATCGCAAAGCGATGTTTATGTCCTTGATGTCCAGAGAAGCTCTTGGCTGCATGAGGGAAATCACCCATAAACATTGGGAGCTTGCCGTGTGTCGATGGGAGTCCAGGGATAAAGTCGAGATCTATAAAGAGGCTCAGGAAATTCTGTGCCGAGTGGCCTGTGAATGGGCGGCTGTGCCGCTTCCCGAAGCGGAAGTGAAAGAGAAAACGGGCTGGCTAGCTGACATGATTGAGGCTACGGCAGCCTTTGGTATCAAGCACAGGAAAGGAAGAAATGCCCGGGCTAAAGCGGAAAAATGGATACAGCATCTCGTAGTTGAGGTACGCAGTGGAGCAATAGACCCGCAACAGGGCAGCACCCTGCATACAATATCCTGGCATCGCGATCTTAGGGGCGAGCTCCTGGACAAGAAAACCGCAGCGGTAGAGATTCTGAACATTCTTCGCCCCATCGTAGCGGTCGCCATTTACGTGTGCTTTACTGCCTTAGCTGTCATTCAGCAGCCCGAAGAGCGTGACAAATTGATAACGTCTGACGAGAAGCAACTCAAGAAATTTGTCCAGGAAGTCCGGCGATTCTATCCCTTCTTCCCCTTTGCGCCTGCCCGTGCACGGAAGGATTTCACCTGGAACGGATATGCATTTGACAAAGGCGTGCTCACGATCCTCGATTTATACGGAACGAATCATCATCCCGGTCTGTGGGATCAGCCGGAGCTGTTCAAGCCGGATCGTTTCGACGATTGGAACGGCAGCCCCTTTAGCTTTATCCCTCAAGGAGGCGGAGACCATCATACGGGACACCGCTGTGCCGGGGAGTGGATTACGCTTGAGATCATGAAGGAAAGTCTCGACTTTCTCGCAAACAAGATGAGTTATGAAGTGCCTGTGCAGGACGTAAGCTTCAGCTTTCACGATATGCCGTCCCTTCCTCACAGCCGTATCGTCATTCGGAAAGTCAAACCGCTGCATTAA
- a CDS encoding glycosyltransferase has product MTRTSLSPSQPAVSIITCTKRPECLHNLLENYARQNYRHKELIIILNHGSLKLSEVQQAAKPYRNVRIYRKPAELSLGSCLNFGVKVAKHSIIAKFDDDDYYARDYLKDSVDLMIKTRADIVGKRAHFMQLAGQKDLLYRYPNMANRWAPLVQGATILVKRHVFDQVSFPNQNRSECVKFCADCITRNFKIYSGSPYHFIANRRRNSKNHTWIVSDKNLLTQHVKKLKVDNAKNFVSKG; this is encoded by the coding sequence TTGACGAGAACGTCATTATCTCCCTCACAGCCTGCTGTTTCGATCATCACCTGTACCAAAAGACCGGAATGCCTGCACAATCTGCTAGAAAATTACGCCAGACAGAATTACAGGCACAAAGAGTTAATCATCATATTAAATCATGGCAGCCTGAAACTATCGGAAGTTCAACAGGCAGCCAAGCCATATCGTAACGTGAGAATATATAGGAAGCCTGCTGAATTATCGCTCGGCAGCTGCCTCAATTTTGGTGTAAAGGTCGCTAAACACAGCATCATTGCCAAATTTGACGACGATGATTATTACGCTCGCGATTATCTGAAGGATAGCGTCGATCTCATGATCAAGACTCGTGCTGATATTGTAGGAAAAAGGGCTCACTTCATGCAGCTTGCCGGTCAAAAGGATCTTCTGTACCGTTACCCCAACATGGCCAATCGATGGGCCCCCCTTGTTCAAGGGGCGACCATTTTGGTTAAACGGCACGTATTCGATCAAGTATCGTTTCCGAACCAAAATCGGAGCGAGTGCGTCAAATTTTGTGCTGATTGTATAACTCGTAACTTTAAAATATACTCTGGTAGTCCCTACCATTTCATAGCGAACCGAAGACGGAACTCCAAGAATCACACCTGGATCGTAAGTGACAAGAATCTATTAACTCAACATGTAAAAAAGCTGAAAGTAGACAACGCTAAGAATTTCGTAAGCAAAGGTTAG
- a CDS encoding glycosyltransferase, whose product MAASFNHSSKAQGVSVITCTNRPNYIKNLFHNFTRQSHPKKELIIVINDSSIALSPYQQLANKHRNIQIYRMPEHVTLGACLNYAVSKTRYGIIAKFDDDDYYAPHYLSDCLKSLRRSNADIIGKLAHYMYLKGSKTLILRFPNDENRPVTQLPGATLMFKKNVLNQVRFPNRNIGEDDLFCMRSKRKGYRIYSGDKYNFAAVRRKNSSSHTWVISDKELTDKHPKVPNVKDYKTFVQRKSGGDRT is encoded by the coding sequence ATGGCAGCAAGCTTTAACCATTCATCTAAAGCACAAGGCGTATCCGTTATTACCTGCACCAATCGCCCCAATTATATTAAAAACCTGTTCCATAATTTCACCAGACAATCTCACCCAAAAAAAGAGCTTATTATCGTTATCAACGATAGTTCAATCGCACTCTCTCCTTACCAACAGCTGGCCAATAAGCATCGAAACATACAAATTTATCGCATGCCCGAACATGTCACTCTAGGTGCGTGTCTAAATTACGCCGTTAGCAAAACGAGATACGGCATCATTGCCAAATTCGATGACGACGACTATTACGCCCCTCATTACTTGTCGGACTGCCTGAAGTCATTAAGAAGATCGAATGCTGATATTATAGGAAAACTCGCACATTATATGTATTTAAAAGGCTCCAAAACTCTAATTCTACGTTTTCCTAACGATGAAAATCGCCCCGTAACCCAACTGCCGGGTGCTACGCTCATGTTTAAAAAGAACGTCCTTAACCAAGTGCGATTTCCGAATCGAAACATCGGTGAAGACGATCTTTTTTGCATGAGAAGCAAGCGTAAGGGCTACAGGATCTATTCCGGTGATAAGTATAATTTTGCAGCAGTACGAAGGAAGAATTCATCAAGCCATACCTGGGTGATCAGCGATAAAGAACTTACCGACAAGCACCCTAAAGTTCCGAATGTAAAAGACTACAAAACATTCGTTCAGAGGAAATCCGGAGGCGACCGAACTTGA
- a CDS encoding phosphotransferase family protein has product MKEGWERTVPPMQLDITQIHDMITPVFPREKVVAAERIGTGLSNTNYKIRLEGSAEPYVLRLFRKGLEIAEKELAIIQRVRQTVPVADYIYADTSCRVFDKPWALMEWKAGDLLRDVMLGGSEQDLIAAAASAGRILANIHEYTFTESGFFSGDMEVQDPIRMDGERFLAFIEQSLFQDPCGQWLGEELAQSVWSFSQTYSHLLSEIEETPVLVHSDYNGLNILMQHGPEGCAVSAVLDWEEAFSWNRYVDIANMLRYEPDGSVFEKNFVRAYREEGAVLNDHWRILSKLEDLVALCDMLTHSNLATPTRMRDLQRLVAETVQVTNG; this is encoded by the coding sequence ATGAAAGAGGGATGGGAACGCACAGTGCCGCCGATGCAACTAGACATCACACAAATTCATGACATGATTACACCCGTATTTCCCCGTGAAAAAGTAGTAGCCGCTGAACGGATCGGTACCGGACTTAGCAATACCAACTACAAAATTCGTCTGGAAGGCAGTGCAGAACCTTACGTGCTGCGTTTGTTCAGGAAAGGCCTGGAGATTGCGGAAAAAGAACTGGCTATCATTCAAAGGGTTCGTCAAACCGTACCTGTTGCCGATTATATCTATGCGGATACGAGCTGCAGGGTATTCGATAAGCCTTGGGCGCTAATGGAGTGGAAGGCAGGCGATCTTCTACGTGACGTGATGCTGGGCGGAAGCGAGCAGGATCTCATCGCAGCTGCAGCCTCCGCCGGACGCATTCTCGCCAACATTCACGAGTACACATTTACGGAATCCGGTTTCTTCAGCGGTGACATGGAAGTCCAGGATCCGATCAGGATGGACGGGGAACGCTTCCTCGCATTTATTGAACAAAGCCTCTTTCAGGATCCATGCGGCCAATGGCTTGGGGAAGAGCTAGCTCAATCGGTGTGGTCCTTCAGTCAAACATACAGTCATTTATTGTCAGAGATTGAAGAGACGCCCGTGCTTGTTCACTCGGACTATAATGGCTTAAATATATTAATGCAGCATGGTCCAGAAGGATGTGCGGTTTCCGCAGTGCTTGATTGGGAGGAAGCTTTTTCATGGAACAGATACGTAGATATAGCCAATATGCTTCGATACGAACCCGACGGATCTGTATTTGAAAAGAACTTCGTTCGAGCATATCGTGAGGAAGGAGCGGTTCTGAATGATCATTGGAGAATCCTATCCAAGCTTGAAGATCTTGTTGCCTTGTGCGATATGTTAACTCATTCCAACTTAGCTACGCCAACTCGAATGCGTGATCTTCAGCGTTTGGTTGCAGAAACCGTTCAGGTTACGAATGGCTGA
- a CDS encoding NAD(P)/FAD-dependent oxidoreductase, which produces MTEQLHDVLIVGGGPAGLNAALVLGRARKDVVLIDEGKPRNKVTRETHGFLTRDGVSPSEFRRIAREQISAYPSVRFVEGTAAAVAGVDGDFRITTGEGTIYRSKKLLFAVGKKDSPLDINGLADVYGKSAFVCPYCDGWELRDQPLVVIAKGAGAVHFAKVIAGWSDRYTICTNGPDELTDEQRQELKEHEIPVFSSPIHRIESNEGMVREVVLEDGEIIPCTGIFFAPKLVSGSVLPAAIGCDINEAGSVVIDAFGKTSVPGVYSAGDAATEMYQAIAAASMGAMSAAAINGELLNERWNR; this is translated from the coding sequence ATGACGGAGCAATTGCATGATGTCCTTATTGTTGGCGGAGGTCCGGCAGGCTTGAATGCTGCGCTGGTATTGGGAAGAGCGAGAAAAGATGTGGTGTTGATTGACGAAGGGAAGCCGCGAAATAAGGTTACCCGTGAGACTCATGGTTTTCTTACCCGAGACGGTGTCAGCCCATCGGAATTTCGCCGCATTGCAAGGGAACAGATTAGCGCGTATCCTTCTGTCCGTTTCGTAGAGGGTACGGCTGCCGCCGTTGCAGGCGTGGACGGTGATTTTCGGATCACAACGGGAGAAGGGACGATCTACCGCAGTAAAAAGCTGCTTTTTGCCGTTGGCAAGAAAGATAGCCCCTTGGATATTAACGGTTTGGCGGACGTATATGGCAAGAGTGCTTTCGTCTGTCCATATTGCGATGGATGGGAACTGCGGGATCAGCCGCTTGTTGTCATTGCCAAGGGGGCGGGGGCCGTGCACTTTGCCAAAGTCATTGCAGGTTGGAGTGATCGTTATACGATTTGTACGAACGGACCGGATGAACTGACGGATGAACAGCGCCAAGAGTTGAAGGAGCATGAAATCCCCGTATTCAGCTCCCCGATTCATCGCATTGAATCGAACGAGGGTATGGTCCGGGAAGTCGTGCTGGAGGATGGAGAGATCATTCCTTGCACGGGCATCTTTTTCGCGCCTAAACTGGTCTCCGGCTCAGTATTGCCGGCCGCCATCGGATGTGATATCAATGAAGCCGGAAGCGTGGTCATTGACGCCTTCGGTAAAACGAGCGTGCCTGGCGTCTACAGTGCCGGTGATGCAGCCACGGAAATGTATCAGGCCATAGCCGCCGCTTCGATGGGAGCCATGTCAGCGGCTGCCATCAATGGTGAGCTGCTTAACGAACGTTGGAATCGGTAA
- a CDS encoding ABC transporter ATP-binding protein produces MNSRTKKFLSYYKPYLGLLFADLACAFVVSAITLMLPLCIRYITINVLEGNSPNPLNQIYAVGAIMLAMVLIHTFCDMFISYKGHMMGAYMESDMRRELFDHLQKLSFGFYDENKTGQLMTRTTNDILSLTELYHHGPEDIVISVLKFLGAFIILMYIDVKLTLIVFLFLPVMAVFAFYFNKKMNLALRVSKDRIGDINAQVEDSLSGIRVVKSFTNEHVERKKFAYANGRFVDSRREGYKSETYFHEGLVGFTQLITITVIVFGGAAIVDASLELADLLTFFLCIGILIEPIQRLVNFARLYQEGITGFDRFMEILEVEPDIEDSVDAAVITQVQGNITFQNVSFRYKDNYGYVLKQVSLDIKPGEYVALVGPSGVGKTTLCSLIPRFYEVSEGRIMLDGRDIRDITQHSLRRHIGIVQQDVYLFAGTVFDNIRYGKMEASEEEIIEAAKRANAHDFIMALPEGYDTDIGQRGVKLSGGQKQRLSIARVFLKNPPILIFDEATSSLDNESERAVQESLERLSNNRTTLVIAHRLTTVRNAQRIVVLSEDGIEEQGTHDDLIARQGAYANLYNMQLTI; encoded by the coding sequence TTGAATTCACGAACCAAGAAATTTTTGTCCTATTATAAACCGTATCTGGGATTATTATTTGCAGACTTGGCATGCGCTTTTGTTGTCTCGGCTATTACGCTAATGCTTCCTCTATGTATACGGTATATCACCATCAACGTGTTGGAAGGGAATTCCCCGAATCCACTGAACCAAATCTATGCGGTTGGTGCAATCATGCTGGCCATGGTCCTCATCCACACCTTCTGCGACATGTTCATCTCCTATAAAGGACATATGATGGGGGCTTATATGGAGAGTGACATGAGACGGGAGCTGTTTGATCATCTTCAGAAGCTGTCGTTTGGTTTCTACGATGAGAACAAAACAGGGCAGCTCATGACACGCACTACCAATGACATTCTGTCGTTAACCGAGTTGTATCACCATGGACCCGAAGATATTGTCATTTCCGTTCTGAAGTTCCTGGGTGCATTCATTATCTTAATGTATATTGACGTGAAGCTGACCCTGATCGTGTTTCTCTTTCTGCCGGTCATGGCCGTGTTTGCTTTTTATTTTAATAAGAAGATGAATTTGGCGCTGCGTGTTAGCAAGGACCGAATCGGGGATATCAACGCGCAGGTGGAGGATTCTCTATCGGGTATCCGCGTGGTGAAGTCGTTTACAAACGAACACGTAGAGAGGAAAAAGTTCGCCTACGCTAACGGGCGATTCGTTGACAGCAGAAGGGAAGGGTATAAGAGTGAAACCTACTTTCACGAAGGGCTGGTTGGGTTTACCCAGCTCATTACCATAACGGTCATTGTGTTTGGCGGAGCCGCCATCGTGGATGCCTCGCTGGAACTGGCGGATTTGCTGACTTTTTTCTTGTGTATTGGCATTCTGATCGAACCGATCCAGAGACTCGTTAATTTCGCCAGACTGTACCAGGAGGGTATCACGGGATTCGACCGGTTCATGGAGATTCTGGAGGTAGAGCCGGATATTGAGGATTCCGTTGATGCTGCGGTGATCACGCAGGTTCAGGGGAATATCACATTTCAGAACGTCAGCTTCAGATATAAAGATAACTACGGATATGTGCTGAAACAGGTATCGCTGGACATCAAGCCTGGCGAGTATGTGGCATTGGTAGGTCCCTCCGGCGTTGGCAAGACGACGTTGTGCTCGTTGATTCCGCGTTTCTATGAAGTAAGTGAAGGACGCATCATGCTGGATGGACGCGATATCCGGGATATCACGCAGCACTCGTTAAGAAGACATATTGGGATTGTTCAGCAGGATGTATATTTGTTTGCGGGAACCGTCTTCGATAACATCCGGTATGGCAAAATGGAGGCCAGCGAGGAGGAAATCATCGAAGCTGCGAAAAGAGCGAATGCCCATGATTTCATCATGGCACTGCCGGAAGGTTACGATACGGATATCGGGCAGCGCGGCGTCAAGCTGTCCGGAGGACAGAAGCAGCGGCTCAGCATTGCACGTGTGTTCCTGAAGAATCCGCCGATCCTTATATTTGATGAAGCGACCAGCTCCCTGGATAATGAAAGCGAGAGAGCCGTCCAGGAATCGCTGGAACGGTTGAGCAATAATCGCACAACGCTTGTCATCGCGCATCGCCTGACTACGGTACGGAATGCGCAGCGAATCGTCGTGTTATCCGAGGATGGAATTGAGGAACAGGGCACGCATGATGATTTAATTGCCCGTCAAGGCGCGTATGCGAATTTATACAATATGCAATTAACCATATAA
- a CDS encoding TerC family protein, protein MGMELLLEYGWVLLVLIALEGLLAADNALVLAIMVKHLPEEQRKKALFYGLLGAFVFRIGSLFLISFLVDVWQVQAIGALYLLYISINHTLKHVIKGKKPTEDAKPLPDKPKKQSGFWMTVFKVEVADIAFAVDSILAAVALAVALPPSGLANIGGLDGGQFIVIFLGGFIGLIIMRFAASYFVKLLQQRPGLEVAAFLIVGWVGVKLAVITLAHPDVALIDHHFPESSIWKASFYIVLVLIAVIGWFSSSKGKVQDEDNAIKEVEDQQPGKTLQG, encoded by the coding sequence ATGGGTATGGAGCTTTTATTGGAGTATGGGTGGGTACTGTTGGTGCTCATCGCACTGGAAGGGTTGCTCGCAGCAGATAATGCGCTGGTCCTTGCCATTATGGTAAAGCATTTACCTGAGGAGCAGCGTAAAAAAGCTTTATTTTACGGATTGCTCGGAGCGTTTGTATTCCGCATCGGATCGCTGTTCTTAATCTCGTTTCTGGTTGACGTATGGCAGGTGCAAGCCATTGGCGCACTCTATCTTCTCTACATTTCGATCAATCACACATTGAAACATGTGATCAAGGGCAAGAAACCGACGGAAGACGCCAAGCCTCTACCGGACAAACCCAAGAAGCAATCCGGCTTCTGGATGACCGTCTTCAAAGTCGAGGTTGCAGACATCGCGTTTGCGGTAGACTCGATACTCGCAGCCGTAGCACTGGCTGTGGCACTGCCTCCAAGCGGTCTGGCGAACATCGGCGGCCTGGATGGAGGTCAATTCATCGTCATCTTCCTGGGAGGATTCATTGGTCTGATCATCATGCGTTTTGCGGCATCCTACTTCGTGAAGCTGCTGCAGCAGCGCCCTGGGCTTGAAGTGGCGGCATTCCTCATTGTCGGTTGGGTAGGGGTCAAACTTGCCGTCATTACCCTTGCGCATCCCGATGTTGCCCTCATCGACCATCACTTCCCTGAGAGCTCGATTTGGAAGGCATCCTTCTATATTGTTCTTGTGCTGATTGCCGTTATCGGATGGTTTAGTTCTTCGAAGGGGAAAGTCCAAGACGAGGACAATGCAATCAAGGAAGTGGAAGACCAGCAGCCTGGAAAAACGCTTCAAGGTTAA